The following are from one region of the Ananas comosus cultivar F153 linkage group 20, ASM154086v1, whole genome shotgun sequence genome:
- the LOC109725563 gene encoding uncharacterized protein LOC109725563 produces MVSTRAKSGKKATTSGEGTSAHSAEKRKERPSKAKRAAMDLIVCRCYAVHLHTTMCVSELPKTAGRFQTAGPALRDVMSDEQMALLKTTPFFSYLDLPPIKQDLVLVDCLLSFWDEERRGIRIRETFLPFSPEEISILVGLPAEGEPIAWQSKSVKSSTLDKYFDGDYRHADRSKLRHILYSIAGQNGEEMAADFARIFILYVFATVLFLTSHYIVPKAIYRYIDDVHRIGEYAWGHAVCNYLVSSISRASPRVKHQNSGQERLAGYIDGCTIAFLSWAYEHIKGLGTSDGDKDVPRMRKWKGSKAYRSYEKLLTKLQSYTPAEVVPTFTYRPNDMSILKPTLRGSRPEQAAAPAATTAAGESSNNISSLLNQLEQVLNKLQDRNKMLEGENAMLKEKNAKLEAQLSSASTAAAAEGGAEAGVDPHQGGQGAAVEESSQQRVDVGETVIRDIPSRIQRIKHRARKEKRMSPDFTPGERPLTRHYRRKQHHSLKIGGAEASEEASDTATGTIAEVLLEIKAEHGHSDSAKQAVEIDDIPVPDQEPGVIIERRRKYPGRDKIPKVEQDAIDFLISRPITKGPIWQDNTKGSDSPSVSGQVLNEYLFGGPTRDEVINVYFHIINKLDCCGVHKFSQPGIFLRTEVAMHVLNKMQEYGKNNPVTADFVKDVAFGSASIRHFLQKINTQTCNTCRYVLIPLHSNWHWHLLSIDLKERRFESWNSLWSHSGAQDAAQLLAKWFASYFEHILEIPVGAPDVIFHKECQQQGSIEVDCGMYTCLFAERLVRNGLPDLSLYDNDPPSFRAHMVSAILKDPCCLTYTSMIECTVTKDDV; encoded by the exons ATGGTTTCCACCAGAGCCAAGTCGGGCAAGAAGGCCACTACAAGTGGTGAAGGCACATCTGCGCATTCtgcagagaaaagaaaagagaggccATCAAAAGCTAAAAGGGCGGCCATGGATCTTATTGTGTGCAGATGTTACGCAGTTCATCTGCACACCACAATGTGTGTTTCAGAGTTGCCGAAGACCGCGGGTAGATTTCAAACAGCTGGCCCCGCATTACGTGATGTAATGTCCGATGAACAGATGGCACTCCTGAAGACTACTCCATTCTTTTCTTATCTCGACTTGCCTCCAATTAAACAAGATCTTGTGTTAGTCGATTGCTTGCTCAGTTTTTGGGACGAAGAGAGAAGAGGTATTAGAATTCGAGAAACATTTCTTCCTTTTAGTCCAGAGGAAATATCCATTTTGGTAGGGCTGCCAGCAGAGGGGGAACCAATAGCATGGCAGAGCAAGAGTGTAAAGTCGAGCACTCTTGATAAATATTTCGATGGTGACTATCGGCATGCCGATAGGTCGAAATTAAGACATATTTTGTACAGTATTGCTGGTCAGAATGGAGAGGAGATGGCAGCTGATTTTGCgcgtatatttatattatacgtATTTGCGACCGTCCTTTTTCTGACCAGCCACTACATTGTGCCGAAGgcgatatatagatatatagatgatGTGCATAGAATAGGGGAATATGCCTGGGGCCATGCTGTATGTAATTATCTTGTCAGCTCGATCTCTAGAGCATCCCCGCGTGTGAAGCATCAGAATAGCGGCCAAGAAAGACTTGCCGGCTATATTGACGGATGTACAATAGCATTTTTA AGTTGGGCTTATGAGCATATAAAGGGGTTGGGTACTTCCGACGGAGACAAGGATGTCCCTCGGATGAGAAAATGGAAGGGTTCAAAAGCATACCGGAGTTATGAGAAGCTTCTAACAAAGCTGCAGAGCTATACTCCTGCAGAG GTTGTACCCACATTTACTTACCGCCCTAATGATATGTCTATATTGAAGCCCACGTTACGTGGCAGCCGACCGGAACAG GCAGCGGCCCCCGCGGCAACAACTGCTGCCGGTGAAAGTAGCAATAATATCAGCTCCTTATTGAATCAATTGGAGCAAGTTCTTAATAAACTACAAGATCGGAATAAGATGTTGGAGGGGGAGAATGCAatgctaaaagaaaaaaatgcaaaGCTTGAAGCGCAACTATCTAGCGCTAGTACAGCCGCTGCTGCAGAAGGCGGAGCCGAAGCCGGTGTTGATCCACATCAAGGTGGCCAAGGCGCAGCGGTTGAAGAAAGCAGCCAACAGAGAGTTGATGTTGGCGAGACTGTAATAAGGGACATTCCTTCAAGAATTCAACGAATTAAACATCGtgcaaggaaagaaaagagaatgtcTCCTGATTTTACGCCGGGCGAACGTCCTTTGACCCGGCACTATAGACGAAAGCAGCATCATTCTTTGAAGATCGGGGGGGCTGAAGCTAGTGAAGAGGCATCAGATACTGCGACAGGGACCATTGCTGAGGTCCTTCTG GAAATTAAAGCTGAACATGGACACTCAGATAGTGCAAAACAAGCCGTTGAGATTGATGATATCCCTGTACCGGATCAGGAGCCTGGGGTCATTATTGAGCGTCGTCGCAAGTATCCCGGAAGAGATAAAATTCCCAAAGTGGAGCAGGACGCAATAGATTTTCTAATTTCCCGACCTATAACAAA GGGACCCATATGGCAAGATAATACAAAAGGGTCAGATTCACCTTCTGTTAGTGGTCAAGTCCTCAATGAATACTTATTTGGAGGCCCGACGCGCGACGAG GTGATTAATGTATATTTCCATATAATTAATAAGCTCGATTGCTGTGGTGTACATAAATTTAGTCAACCGGGTATTTTCTTGCGAACTGAAGTTGCG ATGCACGTACTCAATAAGATGCAGGAATATGGAAAGAATAATCCAGTAACAGCTGATTTTGTGAAGGATGTGGCATTTGGATCCGCATCTATACGTCACTTTctgcaaaaaataaatacacAAACCTGCAACACTTGTAGATATGTACTTATTCCGTTACATAGTAATTGGCATTGGCATTTGCTATCGATTGATTTGAAGGAACGGCGTTTTGAGAGTTGGAACTCTTTGTGGAGCCACAGCGGGGCACAGGACGCGGCACAGCTGCtg GCCAAATGGTTTGCGTCCTATTTTGAGCACATCCTCGAAATCCCTGTCGGCGCTCCTGATGTCATATTTCATAAGGAATGTCAACAACAGGGTTCCATCGAAGTTGATTGTGGCATGTACACATGCCTTTTCGCCGAAAGACTCGTAAGAAACGGCCTCCCCGATCTATCATTGTACGATAATGACCCCCCCTCCTTCCGTGCTCATATGGTCAGTGCGATCTTAAAGGATCCATGTTGTCTGACCTATACTTCTATGATTGAGTGCACAGTCACAAAAGATGACGTCTGA